The genomic window CAGTGACGTGGATGACTCCGAGTTCTGGAAGGAATCTCCCTTGAAGTCTCCCCTTGGGAAAGCAATGGCATTCTTCGCCGTGCTCATGGTGTTACTTGGGACGCTGTCATTCGGGGTCTTTGGCCCCGGGACGGCGGCCCAGGCATATCAGGTGCCCACCGCGGCCCCCGTCATTTCCAATGGCATTGCCACAACCACCATGCCCGGATCCGGGCTTACTACGACCTATTCCGCATCCGGACTGACTGACGTCTTTGGTGGATCGACCCTGGGCAGTCGAGGCTTCGTGCCCAGCGACTACAACCAAGGGCTCGTTGGGACCCTGCCGACCGTGGAATTCTCCACCGATGCTGTCAACAACTGCGCCACCACTGGTCCGTGCTCCGGACTGGGCAGCATCACCATCAACTTCAGCCAGCCAGTCCGGAACCCCGTGCTGAACCTCGCAGGGTTGGGCGGCAACTCCGCCTGGGATGAGGGGCTCAACGGCAGCATTGACCGTATCTCCCAACTGCACGCCGTGCTTGGGCTCGCAACCACCGGCCTGACCATGACCAAGCTGTCAGGCGGAAACCTTTCAGTGTCAGGTAACACCATCACTGCCGTGAACGACAGCACATCCGCGCGGTGCAACACCGTGGTCCAATCCTCAACGCCGCAACCGCCGGATGCGGGAGCGACTGCTGCCTGTGGATCCGTCCGGATCAACGGCCTCGTGTCCACCCTGACCTTCAATGTCTCCGCCGTCTTCACCAGGACCACATCGGCCCTCCCGGGGTACTCGGACAACGACCCCCAATCTTCGCTGCACAGCGAAGACAACTACGTGATGACTCTTACCGTGCCCCAGGACTTTGGCGACGCCCCCACGAGCTACGACCAAAACAACGCCGCATCTGCCGTCCTTTCCGACGTCACTCTGGGACCCTCTGTGACCGAAGACAACGCACAGGTGGCCAACGGCACCGTTTCCCCCAATGCCAGTGCCACCGCTGCCTTGGATCAGGACAACGGGGTGGTGCTCACCCCCATGACCTTGGGCGCAACGAGTTACTCCACCACTGTGGCGATCAGCGGAGCCGGCAAAGCGGGCACAACCTGTGGATGGATCGACTTCGACAAGGACGCGATTTTCGACAACCCCGCCGAACGGGCCTGCGCAACCTTTGCAGCCGGAGCCACTTCCGCAACCCTGACGTGGGCCACCATTCCCGGCGGCATGACCGCAGGCACAACGTACGCCAGGTTCCGCATTGGCTACACGGCCACACAGATCCAGTCGCCGATCGGTGCATCGAACTCGGGTGAAGTAGAAGACTACGTCTTTACCATCGCCCCCGCTCCGGCGCCGGCGATTTCCTTGGTCAAGTCCGTGGACAAGACCACCTTGGTGGCAGGCCAGACGGCAACCTACACCTTCGTTGCCACCAACACGGGCAACGTGACGCTGACCGGAGTGGTCATCACTGAGACACAGTTCTCCGGTACCGGAACCATGTCCTCCTTGACCTACACCTGGCCCGGAATTGCCGGAACCCTCCTTGCCGGCCAGTCAGCCACGGCAACCGCAACATATGTGGTGACGCAGGCCGACGTCACGTCTGGTCTGTTGACCAACACCGCGAAGGTTACGGGAACCCCTCCCGTCGGCGTCCCGGTAACGGCCACCAGCAAGGCGCAGGTTACTGCGCCGCCGGCATGGGTCATCAGCAAGGGTGCCACCGTTGGCGGCGTCACTAATCCGTCGGTGAGCCCGGGGCAGACAATCGTCTACACCGTGACCGCCACCAGTACCAGCGGACAGATCACCGGGGTAGTCCTCACAGACAACCTGGCGAACGTCCTGGACCAGGCAACCTTCGTTGCCGGATCAGCCACGCTGAAGATCGGCACGGCAGCGGCCACTCCCGTAGCGAATCCGGCCAACGGTTCAACCACCCTGACGACGGCGGCCTTCACCCTCCCGGCGGGCGCCACCGCAACGCTGAGCTACTCAGTAGTGGTCAAGGCTGATGTCTGGAGCGAGGAATTGATCAATACGGTGACCGGCAGTGGCAGCGTCCCTCCATCCCGGTGTGCAACAGGCGTGACGCCGATTGCGCCGGAATGCATCACCACTCATCGCGTAACCGCCAAGTTCCTGATTGAGAAGCTGGGCGAGTCCTCGG from Arthrobacter sp. StoSoilB20 includes these protein-coding regions:
- a CDS encoding GEVED domain-containing protein codes for the protein MKSPLGKAMAFFAVLMVLLGTLSFGVFGPGTAAQAYQVPTAAPVISNGIATTTMPGSGLTTTYSASGLTDVFGGSTLGSRGFVPSDYNQGLVGTLPTVEFSTDAVNNCATTGPCSGLGSITINFSQPVRNPVLNLAGLGGNSAWDEGLNGSIDRISQLHAVLGLATTGLTMTKLSGGNLSVSGNTITAVNDSTSARCNTVVQSSTPQPPDAGATAACGSVRINGLVSTLTFNVSAVFTRTTSALPGYSDNDPQSSLHSEDNYVMTLTVPQDFGDAPTSYDQNNAASAVLSDVTLGPSVTEDNAQVANGTVSPNASATAALDQDNGVVLTPMTLGATSYSTTVAISGAGKAGTTCGWIDFDKDAIFDNPAERACATFAAGATSATLTWATIPGGMTAGTTYARFRIGYTATQIQSPIGASNSGEVEDYVFTIAPAPAPAISLVKSVDKTTLVAGQTATYTFVATNTGNVTLTGVVITETQFSGTGTMSSLTYTWPGIAGTLLAGQSATATATYVVTQADVTSGLLTNTAKVTGTPPVGVPVTATSKAQVTAPPAWVISKGATVGGVTNPSVSPGQTIVYTVTATSTSGQITGVVLTDNLANVLDQATFVAGSATLKIGTAAATPVANPANGSTTLTTAAFTLPAGATATLSYSVVVKADVWSEELINTVTGSGSVPPSRCATGVTPIAPECITTHRVTAKFLIEKLGESSDSSWVAMNGSSWVLKTDAAGMPGTNAAYTVTAIPGQTGQFQVEGIKPGTYWLEETQAPAGFNLLAEAVRFTVAADGVVTLGQGSGSGVVTSADQDGDGIFLVSVRDVPALQMPETGGIGYWPFALAGSATLLAAAVLASGNLRRRKDQPAT